One window from the genome of Elaeis guineensis isolate ETL-2024a chromosome 5, EG11, whole genome shotgun sequence encodes:
- the LOC105045919 gene encoding putative pentatricopeptide repeat-containing protein At3g08820, with protein MAAIPLPRQSPPPALLSAAPELKWRFLQGCRSFQELKHLHARLLRLGLDGDQYLLNLLLRSSFDSGQPAHALLLFRRTDHPNLYLWNNMVRGLVAADNMADAVHLYTDMRREGLSPNNFTFPFVLKACARLFDLDTGVKIHAHVLKAGFELDVFVKTSLLCLYAKCGLLDEAQRLFDEMPVRNVVSWTAIISGYMGEGRLVEALDMFRRSLEMDLRPDSFTLVRVLTACSQLGDLKTGEWIHQYIEDKGMEKNVFVATSLVDMYTKCGSMDKARAVFDGMVEKDVVSWSAMIGGYSSSGLPQEALELFFQMQAVNVRPDCFTMVGVLSACARLGALELGQQVSRQMDMNVFLSNPVLGTALIDMYAKCGSTAQAWTVFKRMMEKDVIVWNAMITGLAMTGHGKVSFGLFAQIEKMGVQPDGNTFIGILCSCTHTGLVEDGRKYFYSMNRVYNLTPRIEHYGCMVDLLGRAGLLEEAHRLIKEMPMEANAVVWGALLGGCRIHRNTQLAELVLKQLIELEPRNSGNYVLLSNIYATSGKWEDAAKLRLVMKEKGIQKTPGRSWIELKGVVHEFHVGDKSHPLSKQIYSKLDELGKQLKALGYMPTTEVVLFDIEEEEKEHSLGHHSEKLAIAFGLISTRPDETIRVVKNLRVCNDCHEAIKLISKIINREVIVRDNNRYHCFKDGLCSCNDYW; from the coding sequence ATGGCCGCCATCCCTCTCCCCCGCCAATCCCCTCCTCCTGCCCTCCTCTCCGCCGCCCCGGAGCTAAAGTGGCGCTTCCTCCAGGGATGCCGCTCCTTCCAAGAGCTCAAACACCTCCACGCCCGCCTCCTCCGCCTCGGCCTCGACGGCGACCAGTACctcctcaacctcctcctccgctCCTCCTTCGACTCCGGTCAGCCCGCCCACGCCCTCCTCCTCTTCCGCCGCACCGACCACCCCAACCTCTACCTCTGGAACAACATGGTTCGAGGCCTCGTCGCCGCGGACAACATGGCAGACGCCGTCCACCTCTACACCGACATGCGGCGCGAGGGCCTGTCCCCCAACAACTTCACCTTCCCCTTCGTCCTCAAGGCCTGCGCCCGCCTATTCGACCTCGATACCGGGGTAAAGATCCACGCCCACGTTTTGAAAGCCGGGTTCGAGTTGGATGTCTTCGTCAAGACCAGCTTGCTCTGTCTGTATGCGAAATGTGGCCTCCTGGACGAAGCCCAGCGGCTGTTCGATGAAATGCCGGTGAGAAATGTTGTATCTTGGACCGCGATCATCAGCGGCTACATGGGCGAGGGAAGATTGGTGGAAGCCCTGGATATGTTTCGGAGGTCATTAGAGATGGATTTGAGGCCAGATAGTTTCACGCTGGTCAGGGTCTTGACTGCCTGTTCCCAATTGGGGGACTTGAAGACCGGGGAGTGGATACATCAGTATATAGAGGACAAAGGGATGGAAAAGAATGTTTTTGTTGCTACATCGCTTGTGGATATGTATACTAAATGTGGAAGCATGGACAAGGCTCGAGCTGTCTTTGATGGGATGGTTGAGAAGGATGTGGTGTCTTGGAGTGCGATGATTGGTGGATATTCTTCCAGTGGGCTGCCTCAAGAGGCTTTGGAGCTCTTCTTTCAAATGCAGGCTGTGAATGTGAGGCCTGATTGTTTTACCATGGTCGGAGTTCTTTCAGCTTGTGCTAGATTAGGAGCTCTGGAGTTGGGCCAACAGGTCAGCCGTCAAATGGACATGAATGTCTTTCTCTCGAACCCTGTGTTAGGGACGGCATTGATCGATATGTATGCCAAATGTGGAAGCACAGCTCAGGCTTGGACTGTCTTCAAGAGAATGATGGAAAAAGACGTTATAGTTTGGAATGCAATGATAACAGGGCTTGCCATGACCGGCCATGGGAAGGTGTCATTTGGGCTTTTTGCTCAAATTGAGAAGATGGGAGTCCAACCTGATGGGAATACTTTCATAGGCATTCTCTGTAGCTGTACTCACACTGGTCTAGTGGAAGATGGAAGGAAGTACTTTTATAGCATGAATCGGGTTTATAACTTGACTCCCAGAATTGAGCACTATGGTTGTATGGTTGATCTTCTTGGCCGTGCAGGCTTGTTGGAGGAGGCTCATCGGTTGATTAAGGAGATGCCTATGGAGGCCAATGCAGTTGTTTGGGGGGCTCTGCTGGGTGGTTGCAGGATACACCGTAACACCCAACTAGCCGAGCTTGTTTTGAAGCAGCTTATTGAGCTAGAGCCTCGAAATTCAGGGAATTATGTCCTGCTATCAAATATATATGCCACAAGTGGCAAATGGGAAGATGCAGCAAAACTCAGGTTAGTCATGAAGGAGAAAGGGATCCAGAAGACACCTGGACGTAGCTGGATTGAACTGAAAGGTGTGGTTCACGAGTTCCATGTTGGGGACAAATCCCATCCCTTGAGCAAACAAATTTACTCAAAGCTTGATGAGTTGGGTAAGCAACTAAAGGCACTAGGATACATGCCAACAACAGAAGTAGTCTTGTTTGacatagaagaggaagagaaggagcatTCCCTTGGGCATCATAGCGAGAAGCTAGCCATTGCATTTGGTCTCATCAGTACCAGACCAGATGAAACAATCCGGGTGGTGAAGAACCTTCGTGTCTGTAATGACTGTCATGAAGCTATAAAACTCATTTCAAAAATTATCAATCGTGAAGTAATTGTGAGGGATAATAACCGGTACCACTGTTTCAAAGATGGTTTGTGTTCGTGCAATGATTATTGGTGA